From the genome of Deinococcus sp. JMULE3, one region includes:
- the ablA gene encoding lysine 2,3-aminomutase has protein sequence MPIHPQATLRSQMMLPRNHRADKWADVPDEQWYDWKWQLKNRINSVAELEEVLTLTDSERKGASAEGIFRLDITPYFASLMDRDDPTCPVRRQVIPTEEELQPFTSMMEDSLAEDKHSPVPGLVHRYPDRVLMLVTTQCASYCRYCTRSRIVGDPTETFNPAEYEQQLNYLRNTPQVRDVLLSGGDPLTLAPKVLGRLLAELRKIEHIEIIRIGTRVPVFMPMRVTQELCDVLSENHPVWMNIHVNHPKEITPEVADACDRLTRAGVPLGNQSVLLRGVNDHPVIMQKLVRELVKIRVRPYYIYQCDLVHGAGHLRTTVSKGLEIMESLRGHTSGYSVPTYVVDAPGGGGKIPVAPNYVLSHSPEKLILRNFEGYIAAYSEPTDYTGPDMLVPTDWQRKEPGQSGIFGLMEGERISIEPKEFAESRHRPGATQHRLNSREDKWAAHGIGAATDTAPDGMVQAAQPVSGD, from the coding sequence ATGCCGATTCACCCGCAGGCCACCCTTCGCAGCCAGATGATGCTGCCCCGCAACCACCGCGCCGACAAGTGGGCCGACGTGCCCGACGAGCAGTGGTACGACTGGAAATGGCAGCTGAAAAACCGCATCAACAGCGTCGCCGAACTCGAGGAAGTCCTCACCCTGACCGACAGCGAACGCAAGGGCGCCAGCGCCGAGGGCATCTTCCGCCTGGACATCACCCCGTACTTCGCCAGCCTCATGGACCGCGACGATCCCACCTGCCCCGTCAGGCGACAGGTGATCCCCACCGAGGAAGAACTTCAGCCGTTCACGAGCATGATGGAAGACTCCCTGGCGGAGGACAAGCACAGCCCCGTCCCCGGCCTGGTGCACCGCTACCCGGACCGCGTGCTGATGCTCGTCACCACGCAGTGCGCCAGCTACTGCCGCTACTGCACCCGTAGCCGCATCGTCGGCGACCCCACCGAGACCTTCAACCCCGCCGAGTACGAGCAGCAGCTGAACTACCTGCGCAACACCCCCCAGGTCCGCGACGTCCTGCTGTCCGGCGGTGACCCCCTCACCCTCGCGCCGAAAGTCCTGGGCCGCCTGCTGGCCGAACTGCGCAAGATCGAGCACATCGAGATCATCCGCATCGGCACCCGCGTCCCCGTGTTCATGCCCATGCGCGTCACGCAGGAACTCTGCGACGTCCTCAGTGAAAACCACCCGGTGTGGATGAACATCCACGTCAACCACCCCAAGGAAATCACCCCGGAAGTCGCCGACGCCTGCGACCGCCTCACCCGCGCCGGCGTCCCCCTGGGCAACCAGAGCGTGCTGCTGCGCGGCGTGAACGACCACCCCGTCATCATGCAGAAACTCGTGCGCGAACTCGTCAAGATCCGCGTGCGCCCCTACTACATCTACCAGTGCGACCTCGTGCACGGTGCCGGGCACCTGCGCACCACCGTCAGCAAGGGCCTGGAAATCATGGAAAGCCTGCGCGGCCACACCAGCGGCTACAGCGTTCCCACGTACGTCGTGGACGCCCCCGGCGGCGGCGGCAAGATCCCCGTCGCCCCCAACTACGTCCTGTCGCACAGCCCCGAGAAGCTCATCCTGCGCAACTTCGAAGGCTACATCGCCGCGTACAGCGAACCCACCGACTACACCGGCCCCGACATGCTCGTCCCCACCGACTGGCAACGCAAGGAACCCGGCCAGAGCGGCATCTTCGGCCTCATGGAAGGCGAACGCATCAGCATTGAACCCAAGGAATTCGCCGAATCCCGCCACCGCCCCGGCGCCACCCAGCACCGCCTCAACAGCCGCGAAGACAAATGGGCCGCCCACGGCATCGGCGCCGCGACCGACACCGCGCCAGACGGCATGGTGCAGGCCGCGCAACCCGTCAGCGGCGACTGA
- a CDS encoding DinB family protein, whose amino-acid sequence MVSELRELFVRDLQKLIAELEAYPDDASVWRVRGDIVNPAGTLALHLIGNLSQFIGADLGGAPFERDREAEFARRDVPRAELIAGLREVSARVVSALDGLDAARLDEVSARQLPGFPEGMTVRYFLIHLYGHLNWHLGQVDYHRRMLD is encoded by the coding sequence ATGGTGTCTGAACTGCGGGAGCTGTTCGTGCGGGACCTCCAGAAGCTCATCGCAGAACTGGAGGCGTACCCGGACGACGCCTCCGTGTGGCGGGTACGGGGGGACATCGTGAATCCGGCGGGGACGCTGGCGCTGCACCTGATCGGGAACCTGTCGCAGTTCATCGGCGCGGACCTCGGTGGCGCGCCGTTCGAGCGGGACCGGGAGGCGGAGTTCGCGCGGCGGGACGTGCCCCGCGCGGAACTGATCGCGGGGCTGCGGGAGGTGTCGGCGCGGGTGGTCTCGGCCCTGGACGGCCTGGACGCGGCGCGGCTGGACGAGGTGAGTGCGCGGCAGCTGCCGGGCTTCCCGGAGGGCATGACAGTCCGGTACTTCCTGATTCACCTGTACGGGCACCTGAACTGGCACCTGGGGCAGGTGGATTACCACCGCCGGATGCTGGACTGA
- a CDS encoding ATP-binding cassette domain-containing protein, whose product MSAPLVALRDVDVIAGGDTRLRGVTLDVPRGAALRLWGSNGGGKTTLLRLLAGEVAPVRGERVYGLGDGVQRSAVRARRSLRLVGPDAEAFYLTREWVQTVQDVLLAALSGERLNLWEATPGAQARVAEVATLTGLGALLGRDVRTLSHGQRRRVMLGAALMPAPELLLLDEFTDGLSPQARAELGALIARVHASGVGVVLATHRPEEAPALPWRTLRVEGGVVTEAAPVGDAPSPALVLPGASGGGEVLVAVQDAVVYRDGHRALGPVSWSWRAGEHWLVTGENGSGKSTLARLIAGELHPALGGSVRRAFLGRDLLTERRAQIGLVSAELGIRQRRDWTGREVIASAWSGAEGFSPALTADQARVVEDLAAHLALTDLLDRSAESLSQGQLRRLLLARAVAHRPRLLILDEGLDFLDAHSRAAFLALLPGLARAGTHVLIVAHRDADAPAGLTHHLHLEGGRVAFTRSLRSDSAHLQALP is encoded by the coding sequence ATGAGTGCGCCGCTGGTGGCCCTGAGGGACGTGGACGTGATCGCGGGTGGGGACACGCGCCTGCGCGGCGTGACGCTGGACGTGCCGCGCGGCGCGGCGCTGCGGCTGTGGGGGTCGAACGGGGGCGGGAAGACGACGCTGCTGCGCCTGCTGGCGGGCGAGGTCGCCCCGGTGCGCGGCGAGCGGGTGTACGGGCTGGGGGACGGGGTGCAGCGCTCGGCGGTGCGGGCGCGGCGGTCGCTGCGACTGGTCGGCCCGGATGCCGAGGCGTTCTATCTGACGCGCGAGTGGGTGCAGACCGTGCAGGACGTGCTCCTGGCGGCACTGTCCGGCGAGCGGTTGAACCTGTGGGAGGCGACACCGGGGGCGCAGGCGCGCGTGGCGGAGGTCGCAACCCTGACCGGGCTGGGGGCGCTGCTGGGGCGGGACGTGCGGACGCTGAGTCACGGGCAGCGGCGGCGGGTGATGCTGGGCGCGGCGCTGATGCCCGCGCCGGAGCTGCTGCTGCTGGACGAGTTCACGGACGGCCTGAGCCCGCAGGCCCGCGCGGAGCTGGGCGCGCTGATCGCGCGGGTGCACGCGTCGGGGGTGGGCGTGGTACTCGCCACGCACCGGCCAGAGGAGGCCCCGGCGCTGCCCTGGCGGACCCTGCGGGTGGAGGGGGGCGTGGTGACCGAGGCCGCGCCGGTCGGGGACGCGCCCTCCCCTGCCCTGGTGCTGCCGGGAGCGTCGGGTGGCGGGGAGGTGCTGGTGGCCGTGCAGGACGCGGTCGTATACCGGGACGGGCACCGGGCGCTGGGGCCGGTCAGCTGGTCGTGGCGCGCGGGGGAGCACTGGCTGGTGACCGGCGAGAACGGCAGTGGCAAGAGCACCCTGGCCCGCCTGATCGCCGGGGAGCTGCACCCCGCGCTGGGCGGGAGCGTCCGGCGGGCGTTCCTGGGGCGCGACCTGCTGACCGAGCGACGCGCGCAGATCGGGCTGGTCAGCGCGGAGCTGGGCATCCGGCAGCGGCGGGACTGGACGGGCCGTGAGGTGATCGCCAGCGCCTGGAGTGGCGCGGAGGGCTTCAGCCCCGCCCTGACCGCAGATCAGGCGCGCGTGGTGGAGGACCTGGCGGCGCACCTCGCCCTGACGGACCTGCTGGACCGCAGTGCCGAGTCGCTGTCGCAGGGGCAGCTGCGGCGCCTGCTGCTGGCCCGCGCGGTCGCGCACCGCCCGCGCCTGCTGATCCTCGACGAGGGCCTGGACTTCCTGGACGCCCACTCGCGCGCCGCGTTCCTGGCGCTGCTGCCCGGTCTGGCCCGCGCGGGCACGCACGTCCTGATCGTCGCGCACCGCGACGCGGACGCCCCGGCGGGCCTCACGCACCACCTGCACCTGGAGGGCGGGCGGGTCGCGTTCACGCGCTCCCTGCGGTCAGACTCGGCTCACCTTCAGGCTCTACCCTGA
- a CDS encoding Lrp/AsnC family transcriptional regulator, giving the protein MRQSGGHLDPLDHRILQELQTDSRLSMRELGRRVGLSAPAVTERVRRLEDAGVILGYGIRVASKPLGRTITAFIGVQDSGRNDPTLVRWATRHDGVLECHSVTGDNSCILKVAVPDVGALEHMLTELINMGFTCDTSIVLSTPLEGKLLLPPR; this is encoded by the coding sequence ATGAGACAGTCCGGCGGCCACCTCGACCCCCTCGACCACCGCATCCTGCAGGAACTCCAGACGGACTCCCGCCTGAGCATGCGCGAACTCGGCCGCCGCGTCGGCCTGAGCGCCCCCGCCGTCACTGAACGCGTCCGCCGCCTCGAAGACGCCGGCGTGATCCTCGGCTACGGCATCCGCGTCGCCAGCAAACCGCTCGGGCGCACCATCACCGCCTTCATCGGCGTGCAGGACAGTGGCCGCAACGACCCCACCCTGGTCCGCTGGGCCACCAGGCACGACGGCGTGCTGGAATGCCACAGCGTCACCGGGGACAACTCCTGCATCCTGAAAGTCGCCGTGCCCGACGTCGGCGCGCTGGAACACATGCTGACCGAACTGATCAACATGGGCTTCACCTGCGACACCAGCATCGTCCTCAGCACCCCCCTGGAAGGCAAACTGCTCCTCCCGCCCCGGTAA
- a CDS encoding acetyl ornithine aminotransferase family protein: MTTLPKPRQPELKTSLPGPKTASIMERDSQHLSTSYMRPYPFVPDHGEGVWLTDVDGNTMLDFFAGIAVSTTGHAHPHVVQAVQEQITKFTHVCLTDYPQEITTSLAERLVKHVEKPGEKWRVFFSNSGAEAVEAAVKLARNHTGRQHIISTMGSFHGRTYGAITLTGSKTKYKRGFGPLLPAVSHVPYPNPFRPPLGSTPETCGQAVLDHIEGLFVGILPADEVAAIIVEPMQGEGGYIVPPADFLPGLRALCDKYGIMLIFDEVQAGMGRTGKMFSFQHFDVQPDIITSAKGIASGMPLGALLAKESVMTWPVGSHGSTYGGNPVAAAAAHSTLDLLEGKVQHPGCGANLMDNAAQVGEFIMAELKGMQAEFPFLGDVRGAGLFIGLEFVKPDGSPDGALRDRASMAMFERGLLNLDCGEAVIRISPPLILTREEAATGLEIMRETLRTLQ, from the coding sequence ATGACCACCCTTCCCAAACCCCGTCAGCCTGAACTGAAGACCTCCCTGCCCGGCCCGAAGACCGCTTCGATCATGGAGCGCGACAGCCAGCACCTCTCGACGTCCTACATGCGTCCGTACCCGTTCGTGCCGGATCACGGTGAGGGCGTGTGGCTGACGGACGTGGACGGGAACACCATGCTGGATTTCTTCGCGGGGATCGCGGTGAGCACGACCGGGCACGCGCATCCGCATGTGGTGCAGGCGGTGCAGGAGCAGATCACGAAGTTCACGCACGTGTGCCTGACGGATTACCCGCAGGAGATCACGACCAGCCTCGCCGAGCGTCTCGTGAAGCACGTGGAGAAACCGGGCGAGAAGTGGCGCGTGTTCTTCAGCAACAGCGGCGCCGAGGCGGTCGAGGCGGCCGTGAAACTGGCGCGCAACCACACGGGACGGCAGCACATCATCTCGACGATGGGCAGCTTCCACGGGCGGACGTACGGCGCGATCACGCTGACGGGCAGCAAGACGAAGTACAAGCGTGGCTTCGGCCCGCTGCTGCCCGCCGTGAGCCACGTGCCGTACCCGAACCCGTTCCGTCCGCCGCTGGGCAGCACGCCCGAGACGTGCGGTCAGGCGGTGCTGGATCACATCGAGGGGCTGTTCGTGGGCATCCTGCCCGCCGATGAGGTCGCGGCGATCATCGTGGAACCCATGCAGGGCGAGGGTGGGTACATCGTGCCCCCGGCGGACTTCCTGCCGGGCCTGCGGGCGCTGTGCGACAAGTACGGGATCATGCTGATCTTCGACGAGGTGCAGGCCGGGATGGGCCGCACCGGGAAGATGTTCAGCTTCCAGCACTTTGACGTGCAGCCGGACATCATCACGTCCGCGAAGGGCATCGCGTCGGGCATGCCGCTGGGGGCGCTGCTGGCCAAGGAGAGCGTCATGACGTGGCCGGTCGGGTCGCACGGCAGCACGTACGGCGGGAACCCGGTGGCGGCGGCCGCGGCGCACTCGACACTGGACCTGCTGGAAGGGAAGGTGCAGCACCCGGGCTGCGGCGCGAACCTGATGGACAACGCCGCGCAGGTGGGCGAGTTCATCATGGCCGAGCTGAAGGGCATGCAGGCGGAATTCCCGTTCCTGGGGGACGTGCGCGGCGCGGGGCTGTTCATCGGGCTGGAGTTCGTGAAGCCCGACGGCAGCCCGGACGGGGCGCTGCGGGACCGGGCGAGCATGGCGATGTTCGAGCGTGGCCTGCTGAACCTCGATTGCGGTGAGGCCGTGATCCGTATCTCCCCGCCGCTGATCCTGACCCGCGAGGAGGCCGCGACGGGTCTGGAGATCATGCGCGAGACGCTGCGCACCCTGCAGTAA
- a CDS encoding NfeD family protein, protein MDWLPTLERVQSWHWWVLGALLLILEVAAPGIFFVWLALAAFALGLLVFVLPILPVAVQLLLFAALSVAAVTLGRRYVTRLLPDSPEAGRVNRGAHRLVGQTVTVVTPIVNGIGRVRVGDSEWRATGPDTPQGARVVIVAADGPTLHVREVNGTWT, encoded by the coding sequence ATGGACTGGCTGCCCACCCTGGAACGCGTGCAGTCCTGGCACTGGTGGGTGCTGGGCGCGCTGCTGCTGATCCTGGAAGTCGCCGCGCCCGGCATCTTCTTCGTGTGGCTGGCCCTCGCCGCGTTCGCGCTGGGCCTGCTGGTGTTCGTCCTGCCCATCCTGCCGGTCGCCGTGCAGCTGCTGCTGTTCGCCGCGCTGAGCGTCGCGGCGGTCACGCTGGGCCGCCGCTACGTGACGCGCCTCCTGCCGGACTCGCCCGAGGCGGGCCGCGTGAACCGGGGCGCGCACCGGCTGGTGGGGCAGACCGTCACGGTCGTCACGCCCATCGTGAACGGCATCGGCCGCGTGCGGGTGGGGGACAGCGAGTGGCGCGCCACCGGCCCGGACACCCCGCAGGGCGCGCGGGTCGTGATCGTCGCCGCGGACGGCCCCACCCTGCACGTCCGCGAGGTCAACGGCACCTGGACGTAA
- a CDS encoding antibiotic biosynthesis monooxygenase encodes MSDAAIPSPTTVPPQATGITLVVTERVRLSKLEAYEAWARRLHALQATQPGFLGLHVLRDTNGPVAEYVTLVRFASPQALAAWRATPAYRSALAELDEFTADEVEYREAQGLEAWFDRPARLPAPPLWKNVIVGIVGVYPLIMLFAWLLRPVTGEWPAWASTLATASVSTLFLNWPVLPWLSRLLRPWLYPTRRA; translated from the coding sequence ATGTCCGACGCTGCCATCCCCTCCCCCACCACTGTTCCGCCCCAGGCCACGGGCATCACCCTGGTCGTCACCGAACGCGTCCGCCTGTCGAAACTGGAGGCGTACGAGGCGTGGGCGCGGCGCCTGCACGCCCTCCAGGCGACCCAGCCGGGCTTCCTGGGCCTGCACGTCCTGCGGGACACGAACGGCCCGGTCGCGGAGTACGTGACGCTGGTGCGGTTCGCGTCCCCGCAGGCCCTCGCCGCGTGGCGCGCCACGCCCGCGTACCGTTCGGCGCTGGCGGAACTGGACGAGTTCACCGCCGACGAGGTCGAGTACCGCGAGGCGCAGGGCCTGGAGGCGTGGTTCGACCGCCCGGCGCGCCTGCCCGCCCCGCCGCTGTGGAAGAACGTGATCGTGGGGATCGTGGGCGTGTACCCGCTGATCATGCTGTTCGCGTGGCTGCTGCGGCCCGTCACCGGGGAGTGGCCCGCGTGGGCGTCCACGCTGGCGACCGCGTCGGTGTCCACGCTGTTCCTGAACTGGCCGGTGCTGCCGTGGCTGTCGCGCCTGCTGCGCCCCTGGCTGTACCCCACCCGGCGCGCCTGA
- a CDS encoding SPFH domain-containing protein, protein MGFTIFVIVLLMLVLVTLFAGVKSVPQGSEWTQERFGKFQRTLKPGLNIIIPYIDRIGRRVNMMEQVLDVPSQEVITKDNALVTVDGVVFYQVLDAAKASYEVSNLNQAILNLTMTNIRTVMGSMDLDELLSNRDQINARLLTVVDEATEPWGVKATRIEVKDIKPPADLVASMARQMKAEREKRANILDAEGFRQAAILKAEGEKQAEILSAEGRRQAAFLEAEARERAAQAEAEATRLVSDAIAAGNVQAINYFVAQRYVDALKDIASAPNQKTLILPLEATSILGSLQGVAEIARDAFGRKG, encoded by the coding sequence ATGGGATTCACCATTTTCGTGATCGTGCTGCTCATGCTGGTGCTGGTCACGCTGTTCGCCGGAGTCAAGAGCGTGCCGCAGGGCAGCGAGTGGACGCAGGAACGCTTCGGGAAGTTCCAGCGGACGCTGAAACCGGGGCTGAACATCATCATTCCGTACATCGACCGCATCGGGCGCCGCGTGAACATGATGGAACAGGTGCTCGACGTGCCCAGCCAGGAGGTCATCACCAAGGACAACGCGCTGGTCACCGTGGACGGCGTGGTGTTCTACCAGGTGCTCGACGCCGCCAAGGCCAGCTACGAGGTCAGCAACCTGAACCAGGCGATCCTGAACCTGACCATGACGAACATCCGCACCGTGATGGGCAGCATGGACCTCGACGAACTGCTCTCGAACCGTGACCAGATCAACGCCCGCCTATTGACCGTCGTGGACGAGGCCACCGAGCCGTGGGGCGTCAAAGCAACGCGAATCGAGGTGAAGGACATCAAGCCGCCGGCCGATCTGGTCGCCAGCATGGCCCGCCAGATGAAGGCCGAACGCGAGAAACGCGCCAACATCCTCGACGCCGAGGGCTTCCGGCAGGCCGCGATCCTGAAGGCCGAGGGCGAGAAGCAGGCCGAGATCCTCTCCGCCGAGGGGCGCCGTCAGGCCGCGTTCCTGGAGGCCGAGGCCCGCGAACGCGCCGCGCAGGCGGAAGCCGAGGCGACCCGGCTGGTCAGTGACGCGATTGCTGCGGGGAACGTGCAGGCCATCAACTACTTCGTCGCGCAGCGCTACGTGGACGCCCTGAAGGACATCGCCAGCGCGCCCAACCAGAAGACCCTGATCCTGCCGCTGGAAGCGACGAGCATCCTGGGCAGCCTGCAGGGCGTCGCGGAGATCGCCCGGGACGCCTTCGGGCGCAAGGGATAA
- a CDS encoding histidine phosphatase family protein, whose protein sequence is MLRTLHLIKHGTPQFVAGVPAHEWPLAPDALTELPALAARLNPRPDVIVCSLEPKAHATAQALDDHLGVPLRPMHGLHEQLRYTARFHADPADFQAEYRQFFAQPDLLVVGEETARDARTRFSNAVNAVMAANPQPTVAVVAHGTVISLLVAALRGVDPYPLWRDLPLLGVLSVPWEPGAAGARTAP, encoded by the coding sequence ATGCTCCGCACCCTGCACCTGATCAAGCACGGCACACCGCAGTTCGTGGCGGGCGTCCCGGCGCACGAGTGGCCGCTCGCCCCGGACGCCCTGACCGAGCTGCCTGCGCTGGCGGCCCGCCTGAACCCGCGTCCGGACGTGATCGTGTGCTCGCTGGAACCCAAGGCGCACGCGACCGCACAGGCGCTGGACGATCACCTGGGGGTGCCGCTGCGGCCCATGCACGGCCTGCACGAGCAGCTGCGCTACACGGCCCGCTTCCACGCGGACCCGGCGGATTTCCAGGCCGAGTACCGGCAGTTCTTCGCGCAGCCGGACCTGCTGGTGGTCGGCGAGGAGACCGCGCGTGACGCCCGCACCCGCTTCTCGAACGCCGTGAACGCCGTCATGGCCGCCAACCCGCAGCCGACCGTGGCGGTCGTGGCGCACGGGACGGTCATCAGCCTGCTCGTCGCGGCGCTGCGTGGCGTGGACCCGTACCCGCTGTGGCGGGACCTGCCCCTGCTGGGTGTGCTGAGCGTCCCGTGGGAACCCGGCGCGGCGGGGGCGCGTACTGCCCCGTAA
- a CDS encoding DcrB-related protein, with protein sequence MKRVHLLAPLLLAALSLTPALAQGAAATPATPAAEGARTVEAVTANSSKGYSIRVPAGWIPLKNVPGADVAFINRDAGTVRPTVTVQVQDVDPKLKATLADFRDLFASQLSKEVPKFKMLGEKTIKLGSTPAILWTYLGDGEGGMVRWTQVFTVKNNRLFTATLVQPSGTTPEQIEEGRAILTSLTLK encoded by the coding sequence ATGAAGCGCGTCCACCTGCTTGCCCCGCTGCTCCTCGCGGCCCTAAGCCTCACCCCCGCCCTCGCACAGGGCGCCGCCGCCACGCCCGCGACGCCCGCCGCGGAGGGCGCGCGGACCGTGGAAGCCGTCACCGCCAACAGCAGCAAGGGCTACTCGATCCGCGTTCCTGCCGGGTGGATCCCGCTGAAGAACGTGCCGGGCGCGGACGTGGCGTTCATCAACCGCGACGCAGGCACCGTGCGCCCCACCGTGACCGTGCAGGTGCAGGACGTGGACCCCAAACTGAAGGCGACCCTGGCGGACTTCCGCGACCTGTTCGCGTCGCAGCTGAGCAAGGAAGTCCCGAAGTTCAAGATGCTGGGCGAGAAGACCATCAAGCTGGGCAGCACGCCCGCGATCCTCTGGACGTACCTCGGCGACGGCGAGGGCGGCATGGTCCGCTGGACGCAGGTGTTCACCGTGAAGAACAACCGCCTGTTCACCGCGACCCTCGTGCAGCCCAGCGGCACGACGCCCGAGCAGATCGAGGAAGGCCGCGCGATCCTCACCAGCCTGACCCTGAAGTAA
- a CDS encoding pectate lyase, with the protein MRLTRLSSAPISSASKLLTLPALLALLSACNLSAAPGSSDPVATTPTLDAQGLNTFPTPTSTTKISATITIPKGTSRNYGNARYISSTDSQNENQAPLFILEDGASLSNVIIGAPAADGVHCKGSCTLTNVWWEDVGEDAATFKSTAASQVMTVTGGGARKATDKIFQHNGPGTMIIRNFSAETYGTFYRSCGNCKTQYRRNVVISGVTAKDGTAKLVGVNENYGDTAKISGVTIIGRRVPVCVRFTGVTSGEPKEIPGSGGPSGTTCQFSTGDISYQ; encoded by the coding sequence ATGCGTCTAACCCGGCTTTCCTCTGCTCCGATCTCCTCTGCCTCGAAGCTCCTGACCCTGCCCGCCCTGCTGGCGCTGCTGAGTGCCTGCAACCTCAGCGCTGCGCCCGGCAGCAGCGATCCGGTCGCCACCACCCCCACCCTGGACGCCCAGGGCCTGAACACCTTCCCCACACCCACCAGCACGACGAAGATCAGCGCCACCATCACCATCCCCAAGGGCACCAGCCGCAACTACGGCAACGCGCGCTACATCTCCAGCACCGACAGCCAGAACGAGAATCAGGCCCCGCTGTTCATCCTGGAAGACGGCGCCAGCCTGAGCAACGTGATCATCGGCGCGCCCGCCGCAGACGGGGTCCACTGCAAGGGCAGCTGCACCCTGACGAACGTCTGGTGGGAGGACGTCGGCGAGGACGCCGCCACCTTCAAGAGCACGGCAGCCTCGCAGGTCATGACCGTCACGGGTGGCGGCGCCCGCAAGGCGACCGACAAGATCTTCCAGCACAACGGCCCCGGCACCATGATCATCCGGAACTTCAGCGCCGAGACGTACGGCACCTTCTACCGCTCATGCGGGAACTGCAAGACGCAGTACCGCCGCAACGTCGTCATCAGCGGCGTCACCGCCAAGGACGGCACCGCGAAACTGGTCGGCGTGAACGAGAACTACGGCGACACCGCCAAGATCAGCGGCGTGACCATCATCGGGCGGCGCGTGCCCGTCTGCGTGCGCTTCACCGGCGTCACCAGCGGCGAACCGAAGGAGATTCCCGGCAGCGGCGGCCCCAGCGGCACCACCTGTCAGTTCAGCACGGGCGACATCAGCTACCAGTGA